In Spea bombifrons isolate aSpeBom1 chromosome 5, aSpeBom1.2.pri, whole genome shotgun sequence, the sequence AAATTTAGGAGGGAACCTAAAAAAAGCCATTTTGCTTACTATTAGGGTTTCTTAATGCTAGTTTCCAAACTTGCAGCTCTTATCTCAGTTGTGTACATAAGCAAATATGTCTTAAAATTAAGTACAAGTAAATATGAACATtactagaaaacaaaaaataggaaTATATACCAGCTGTAATGACATTTAAGTAGTATAGAAATGTAAATACTTAAAGCAGCCTACATTGTAGAGCACCTACCTGCGAGATTCTATATGCTTAGCAGTAGATTGCAGGGATGGAAACTGTGCATCGCTATAGATTTCAGGTGGGCCTTGTCTTCGAGGTGGAGCAGAAGCTCTGGCAGCAGGAGGTCTGTACACACCACTTGACTGTACTGGCTCTGGAGCTTCTGCAGCTATAAAGACAGCTCAGTTGAATGGTCTCAACAGGGTTAAACataaaattagggctgcaactaacgattttaataatcgattagttggccgattttttcaattaatcggataaaaaaagcaaatttttattttatttaaaataatgtaatgaacaatctgttaaaaaaaacaaaaaaaaccttaaaatttACACTCTTTATCACAATGACATTTCTCTAtttaccttcttattttactgacataataaaagctacaagaacccaaacagtgtttctcaaactaggtttgaATACTtcgttattagtaaatattaattcatatgttaactattttttcatatgtaataaagactatgagaaaaaagcctcttgtttatattttcttttatttgtcaaactgccccccagttatgcacatctgacccccagcttgccactctatccccagatatgccttatacctcccatATGCCAgggattccactgtgcccccgatatgccttatacaccgtACATGCCACTCGcaccccgatatgccttataacttccaatatgccactctgctcctcagatatgccctataccttccaatatgccactcgcaccccatttatgccttatacctccctatatgccactgtgtgcCGATATGCCTCTCCGCCCCCATGAATGCCCTACACCACcgtgaaattcattatactccctgattcaccactctgcctccctcagatatgccactctgaaattcattataccccccatacaccactctacctcccctatACACCTCTCTGCCACCCTGAAATTAATTATACcgtcccatacaccactctgcctcctccctctCATACTATGGCTCTACGATAAAAACATCTGCCCAAGTTCTAAATACAAGGACCAGTTCCATCTTCTAAAAGCTTTCTGCATGCtgctcccatacaccactgtgcttcctcccccctcccatacaccactctgcctttctccccgactccctggtgtcttgtggggGGTGAACCTCAGTTGCTGGCTGGcacttcatagaagccccagcggaagtgaaggggagtagcagaggttgtctgtgtgcatcgtgcagacacccaccagctgacagaggatgatcctctgcaggaggcCTGGATTCTCCTGTCAgtcggtgggggtctgcacgatgtgcacagcctccgttactccccttcacttccgctggggcttctacggagaaggtcatgtgatgctgacgctgcatcgtagaagccccagcggaagtggagggcagaggttgtctgtgcgcattcaGTGGAATTCAGGTctcctgcatcgctgcgggggatctggattctagtgttataatccgatctctgtttgaggtcggattatagaaggagaggagtttttcagagcatttgctctgaaaaaaacctctttataATCgttaaaaatcgattcgactaatagataatgaaaatcgttgacaattattttcattatcgattagttgttgcagcccaacgtaaaatatattaaaagattgAAAACTACAACAAGCTGATGCTTTACCAACGCAAATTAAGCCCTCCCTCCAAGAGCTTTCATAAACAAAGTCAGAAGGTCGACTCTGGGTAACTCAAGGTAGCATGTTAAGGAGTCAGTGTTTTGTTCTTGGCTCTGTTCATTTAGGCCAAATATTTAATGTGCATGTACAGGGATGTGTTTTACAACGAAAGCTAAGATGTTTTAATAACCAAGGGGAAAAGTCCCATggttttttggtacctcaagttcTGGAGCCATTTTGCCATTTACCATGTGCAGGCTTAATTAAGATTTCCTTTTTCTATATTTGATGTACCCAgacaaattacacatttttatttcagaaaaaatTTGAAGCAAGCAAAAACTAATTGTGagtgctagtatgtaaaaagaaaaagaataaaaaacttgtttgcagttttttttaattttcattcttTTGCACTGCTTTCAGTGAAATATGGATAGAGATCCCTTTATGGACCTCTTAAAAAACATGTTCCGTATGACAATGAGAGTgcatgacatcacttagctcactttagtGCTAATGCTGGCTTTTGCTGACAAGGGGAGAGTCCAGGTTGTCAAAAGACAGTCTGATTCCCCATGTAGCGACAGGGAAACACACATCCTGTGTTTCCCTGTGTACATCCTGGTAAAAGAGGAGCTTTTTTGGACATACATGTACATCCACAGGGGACTGAAGgagttatatacatataaaaaaaaaagtaaagagactccagtgatgtcaccatgacataaGGGGAACCCATCCAgctccaagaaaatgtaaaataaatgtcaaaTGAAGAGATAGGTGCCCAAGCACTTCGTACTCCTCCCACTAGAAAGTAAAATGCTTTTGAAATAAAAggagtttattatatttttttcataatacatgataaaaataatggtatctaaaaaaaaaaaaccttcttgtcctgaaaacatttacattaaatataatttgtgtgggtccAGTAAataaggagaaaattacatctagaCACAAACACCGTAGAAATGTTAAATAGCCATGAAGGGCACAAAATTTGACAGTCCTGTCACCAATGGGTTAAAAAGGTGACCAGCTCTGCTCGTGTTTACAAATTTACTGTATGGTCTTTATTTTGGGCACAGCTGAAAATATTCTAGTCTTACCAATATTTTCAGGAGGCTGGACCGTAGCAGCCTTATTCCATGGTCCAGAAGTCTTGTCTGAGCCGGAACCTCCGGCCTCTTCCCAATCTGCACCTTGCTCTTCCTTTTTATCCATGTCATCATCCTCTTTTTCGTTACTAACAAAGAAAACATTGCTTATGTAAGCAGTCACATTgcattattttgcatatttgtagGTTCTTGTTAacagtaataaataatgtattccaCTGCCTCCTAGAATTTTGCTATTCATTAATACAGGGttccatttttaaccccttaatgacaaaatgcatcgttttcaatgggtttatggaccgcccattgtccttaaggggttaacgggtATTGCTAAAGCATGTAAGCATTGGAGAAAGGGCACCATTTAGTTTGGCAAGTTGGCAGCTTTAATAGAAATTCTGAACTAAATgggctgtaaaaaataaataaaaatcctcaTACTATAGGTATTGTTTTACACATATTAGACGCGAGCAAAACATAATCCAAAATGCCAGACAGATAAGCAAATCATTTTTGTAGTTGAAATTAACCAAACTCATGCATTGCTTAAGGGATGCATTACACCGAACTACTTTGATGGAAGTAGCTGGAAAGCTACTCAATGCACGTGCACCCATTTCAACAAATTCATTTAATTCTATGACCAAGCTGAATTCACTGTTCATGGGAAACTAGAAAACtacctttaacaatttcataaacGTGGCTCATTTCATCCCaaacatttttctatatttacccGATTACCATTacacaaaaaatgcaaaactgCACCAACATGGAACTTTATATTAAGTTACACTACAAAATACCCAATTTGCAACGACTGAATCCTTAGTCCAGAATAATCCACTTCTTTCTGTTCAAAATCTTTCCATTCATCATCTTcctaaaacgaaaaaaaaaaaaaaaaggaccacTGAATTTGCTTCCTACATCAGGATTCTTATGACAATCACACAGTACTAAACACACTgccatattttaatttgtttcagaAATGCATTTCTTCAACACGCAGACTATTCTTTCAGTCTGTCTAAAAAGTAAATTTTACTAATACAATAGAAATGTTTGTAGAAATACATTAATGTACCATAAAGATGCTGCTTTGTTATTTCTGAAATAAGTAACCCTCCGAAACAAATTCTATACACTACATACAATTAGTTTATATTACTAAATAGTTAAGCTAAAATTTGTGAAGGTGATATTCCTCAAAATAGCATTTGTTGAGAGAAAGGCGGAAGACTGACATTTTCGCATAACTAATTggctaaattaaccccttaaggacaatgggcggcccctaaacccattgaaaactatgcattttgagcccgtacatgtatgggctttgtcattaaggggttaaagatgttGCTCtaataaacccattaaaaaggCACACAGCCTGTTAATTTGCCCCATTCCCCAGGAAAATGTTGTGCAGGGGATGTGCTTGGGCAACATATAATATACTTGTTTAGACTTCAAGCAGCTAATCAGTGGGAAAAATAGTATGAttatggaggaggagggcaacCCCTTCTGTGTCAGTTAACCCCTAGGACCatgcacacacattatataaatgtcCTGTGTTAAAATGCAGTGAGCGCTTGAGGGGTGCTCAGTATCCCCAGGCTGCCTAGGACCAGCCTTGTCCCTCCCCTGCTGCTCGATTGCTCCATGAGTGCGCTTGTGCGTCAATCCCTTTATTGCTGCTATTGTGTCACATGTGATGACAGCATTTCAAGAGTTAATGTTTATCTGGTTTTTGGGGATCAAATcacagtcaatgctgtgctcctatAGGGCACAAGCATtggaaagaggagaaaaaagtTAGTGGTGaatcacagttgaataaagacatagcaaaaacatgaaaattgctCTGTATTAGGAAAAAATTGTACAAAGTGTACAGATCGTCATGTTCACATTGCAATATTTTTCCTAAAACGTGATGGAAATCCTATGCATACAAGGTAAAATTGAGAGTAAATCTATATTGGAGGTGGTTTATGTCAACTTACGTAACCATTCGAGAGATGTTAAGGAATTCTGGTCTTCAAAGTACATGAAATGCAGCACAGAACCATCACtaaggcagggcttgacaaatttgttgtgaatctaggcgccaggtaaaaaagttaggagccaggattttctTTAAACTAagagttggtcaggagtgatctgatcatcatcaccccacttactaaactcacagcatttgacctggaagcaccctggactttcaggtcagtgctgttttttgtttttttttaaccctttcaatgctgatgttccattggagcacagcattgactaatgtttagtccccacaagcttgtggggacaaatgttaacccctgcaatgccacgaatgtgtcatacacaattgtggcattgaaggggttaacgctgcactgtcgctctcagggagcgatcaggcagcaaggGGGTGACTCACGGGGAGACctaagaaccctctcccctgtccctgaagctgcctctggcagctggcactcaaattgctggtctatagaccagacattgcagggggagtctctggtgactgctgtaggcttccatgcctacaggagtcatcacagggcttgtgggggctcgtttttgctgttgctggtctgcctggaaccaggcagaccaccagcagcagagccctgtacaaaacgggaattaacacctaaatgccgcgatcgcggcattgaaggggttaacgctgcactgtcgctctcatggagtgtggggacccaatcaacacacaacccccttccctgaagctgcctgtggcagctgaaaacgcgattactggttttgcagcaacctcgttttcagcctacagactcactccgtgggagtcatctcaggctcgggggggcgggctctgagtggctgtgctgtctggggcaaacagcagcagcaagcgcccccgtgtggtgacagcctcttacatccacaattttttctggatgtaagaggctgacaaaacctaggcgccaggacaaaattctctgtcgccatggcgcctgggatttgtcgagccctgcactaaggtgttaaatgcctttaacgTGCATTCTATTGTGTGGGTGTAAAGTGataaaactgtccctttaattaagcTAAGCTGTAGGCAATGTTTTCTTTAAGCCTGTAAGCCAAGGGCTACATAAAAACACTGTTCAGTAAGTAAATCCAGTTAATATAGGACAATTGATCTTGGTACCAGTGACACATAATACATGTATACACTATCAAACACTAGGGCTGTAaccaacgattattttcataattgattagttgg encodes:
- the CDV3 gene encoding protein CDV3 homolog — protein: MAEPEERSLDDFFAKRDKKKKKDKVGAGGSTTSAKGSTRPPDASQSAASLGSATAKVVKKEKTGKNEGQDSQQEKEDDEWKDFEQKEVDYSGLRIQSLQIGNEKEDDDMDKKEEQGADWEEAGGSGSDKTSGPWNKAATVQPPENIAAEAPEPVQSSGVYRPPAARASAPPRRQGPPEIYSDAQFPSLQSTAKHIESRRDKEIEKTFEMVKHKNRAREEAAKNQAVRLQLDNQYAVLGEQ